AgtgatgtgattttctccactCGTCTGCGCTATTTAGTTGCAGGTGCTGTGATCTAAAAACGATAAAAGAAGGCATAATCTATTAGGCATTCACATTGCACCATGCATCCAATTATGCCAGGAAATTTTGCGAATAGCTGTTCCTgaggaaaaatgaaatttatatcGCTATAGCTATTTTTTAGCAGCCAAATGTATATTTTCTGAGTATTCAGAACTACAATTTTAATCATCTCTGTGGTTACTTGCTTTCTATTGACAATACATTATGCGCAAACGGAAATGACAACTACAAATTTCACACCCACACACAATATGGTAACAATTTTGAATGACTGATAAATTTCCCATTTAGTTTTTGACATAGAACATATGCAAGTATTTGTATTATAAATAAATCTTTCTGGTTAGCGTGGAACAAAATTAGTTCGCACAACAGACATTACATGTGCACTATACACTGCTGCAAATATATACAAAACACAGCAAATCTAATTTAGAAAAAGCTACGCGGCAAATGCGGTTTTACATATGTGAAACTGCTTGCTTGGACCCGAAGAATTGAAACCTATACAACATTGCACCCATGGTGGATTCTTTGAAGACTTCTCCCCATATTCGTCTACTCCAAGCAACTTTTTCATCTTATCAGAAACCGCATAATCTTCTAGGTCTCCTCCAAAAAGAAAAACCTATAAGATAATCAAAGTAAAgtcaattattttttctaaaatgattttaactaCTCCCCTTcaattaatatcaaatttatagaaaatatcTTATCTTACCGCGTCTTCGTGGGACAAATAAGCATGTATCCTTGCAGTTGGATCCTCTAAAGTAAGTCTTAGCCTATAAAGTCCTTCTGGTGTTAGAAAATCTTTGGCCCGTGAAGGATAAGTAGCTACTACACGTACGATACATTTAAATCCACCACAAACCTGTAAGAGGAGAGAAAGACTTTGTAATCTCACATGTTCTGAGGCCCAAAAAAGAACCAGTTTCATGTGCAATCGAATGAATCCAATCAAGTGATGATAAAACTTTTAAAGAAATCTCAATACAAAAGTGTTGAGTAAAATATACCAGGGGAGAACAGAGAAGATCCAATAGCGTAGTGAAATCAGCGTCCTCGTTACCCACCACTGAAATTACAAAATGCAGAAATGTAAATAAACTGGAATTCCAGTAGAATCATTACACTCTTTTCGCATGCCATTACGATGTTGCAAAAACTTTCTTTACGCTGAAAAACTGAAAATGGGCAACTACAGATAAATTACCAGTTAAAACATCGTGTCCAGGAATCACAGCAGAAGGAATCCGACCTTGTTCGGATAATCTATCATGACCGACCCTAGCAAACATAAATTGTGATCGATGAAAATTTCACCTACATAACTCTCAACTCATTTGGGGCAAAAGAAACCAAGCAAAGGTGGATACCTTAATCTATCTTTGACACTGTTGTCCTGCTCTGACAATAGTCGAAATTTGGTTTCCAAAGTAAATATTCCCTTCCACAACCCAGATTCAGTTTTACACATTAGATTGCGCAGCCTTACCCACTTATCTCCGTGTTGAAAATGAAAACCGAATGACTCATATTTTTCATCTACTAGAACTCTCAATATGGTCCCAACACGAGGAAACTCGTGCAGAACATGTCGAGGCAAGGAGACTGGCTCAATATGAAGTGGTAGTGAGTTCCACTCGTCATCTGCAATCCTACAACGAAGTCCATTCAGAGAGGGGGTTTTGGTCATCAGAAGATAAAATTCCTACATCA
This genomic window from Primulina huaijiensis isolate GDHJ02 chromosome 7, ASM1229523v2, whole genome shotgun sequence contains:
- the LOC140980395 gene encoding protection of telomeres protein 1b-like isoform X2; translation: MTIDGLPHPRGHLDIILLRDVRIGIHNQSPCASFFKTSYFALFDGRDVPDCTPYQLSPGIRSLQSAEKFVRDLRLWSSTTRFDAGVSNYALRLADINTMDFFDLVCKVLHVSEVSDGNWMLFVWDGTDAPPISLSTEIADDEWNSLPLHIEPVSLPRHVLHEFPRVGTILRVLVDEKYESFGFHFQHGDKWVRLRNLMCKTESGLWKGIFTLETKFRLLSEQDNSVKDRLRVGHDRLSEQGRIPSAVIPGHDVLTVVGNEDADFTTLLDLLCSPLVCGGFKCIVRVVATYPSRAKDFLTPEGLYRLRLTLEDPTARIHAYLSHEDAVFLFGGDLEDYAVSDKMKKLLGVDEYGEKSSKNPPWVQCCIGFNSSGPSKQFHICKTAFAA
- the LOC140980395 gene encoding protection of telomeres protein 1b-like isoform X1, producing MNRRRLGAGNWVTVAETPHHLKKTVDMLGIVVEAGVPHKSRGPDYCVILKIIDDSGTDRELTVNFFNRTIDGLPHPRGHLDIILLRDVRIGIHNQSPCASFFKTSYFALFDGRDVPDCTPYQLSPGIRSLQSAEKFVRDLRLWSSTTRFDAGVSNYALRLADINTMDFFDLVCKVLHVSEVSDGNWMLFVWDGTDAPPISLSTEIADDEWNSLPLHIEPVSLPRHVLHEFPRVGTILRVLVDEKYESFGFHFQHGDKWVRLRNLMCKTESGLWKGIFTLETKFRLLSEQDNSVKDRLRVGHDRLSEQGRIPSAVIPGHDVLTVVGNEDADFTTLLDLLCSPLVCGGFKCIVRVVATYPSRAKDFLTPEGLYRLRLTLEDPTARIHAYLSHEDAVFLFGGDLEDYAVSDKMKKLLGVDEYGEKSSKNPPWVQCCIGFNSSGPSKQFHICKTAFAA